One Arthrobacter sp. FW306-07-I genomic window carries:
- a CDS encoding gamma carbonic anhydrase family protein, producing MAPLYPFAGNAPAIHETAFVAPSASIIGNATLGPDSSAFYGVSVRADTAPISVGAGSNLQDNVVLHADPGFPCTVGERVSVGHAAVVHGCTVEDDCLIGMGATVLNGAVIGAGSLVAAGAVVLEGTVVPPRSLVAGVPAKVRRELTDEEFDGVRANATRYVELAAQHRELSPPTP from the coding sequence ATGGCTCCTCTTTACCCTTTCGCCGGCAACGCCCCGGCCATCCATGAAACAGCGTTCGTGGCCCCGTCGGCCTCCATCATCGGCAACGCCACCCTGGGCCCGGACTCCAGCGCCTTCTACGGCGTCTCCGTCCGTGCCGACACCGCCCCCATTTCGGTAGGCGCGGGGAGCAACCTGCAGGACAACGTGGTGCTGCACGCCGACCCTGGCTTCCCCTGCACGGTGGGCGAACGCGTCAGCGTGGGGCACGCCGCCGTCGTCCATGGCTGCACCGTGGAGGACGACTGCCTGATCGGGATGGGCGCCACGGTCCTCAACGGCGCAGTGATCGGCGCCGGCTCGCTGGTGGCGGCCGGCGCCGTGGTGCTCGAAGGAACGGTGGTTCCACCCCGCTCGCTGGTGGCGGGCGTGCCCGCCAAGGTGCGCCGCGAACTCACCGATGAGGAGTTCGACGGCGTCCGCGCCAATGCGACGCGTTACGTGGAGCTCGCGGCGCAACACCGCGAGCTCTCCCCACCCACTCCCTAA
- the purU gene encoding formyltetrahydrofolate deformylase produces the protein MNEQLLNQAYVVTLSCPDRPGIVHAVAGALLVAGCNIMDSQQYGSPTTGNFFMRVEVTTAAPKSELRAALEPVAEAFSMQWSLDTVGDKVRTLVMCSTSAHCLNDLLFQQRSGTLPIEIPAIVSNHQDLAGLAEFYGIPFHYIPVTKDTKVQAEDKLRALIAEHDIELTVLARYMQILSDELCADLTGKAINIHHSFLPSFKGAKPYHQAHARGVKLIGATAHYVTAALDEGPIIEQEVIRVDHARTAEQFVQMGRDVEGRTLVQAVQWHAEHRVLLDGNRTVVFN, from the coding sequence GTGAATGAACAGCTGCTGAACCAAGCGTATGTAGTAACCCTGTCCTGCCCGGACCGTCCCGGAATCGTCCACGCGGTGGCCGGAGCACTCCTGGTGGCGGGGTGCAACATTATGGATTCACAGCAGTACGGCAGCCCCACCACCGGCAACTTTTTCATGCGGGTGGAGGTGACCACGGCCGCCCCCAAGTCAGAGCTGCGCGCCGCGCTGGAGCCGGTGGCAGAGGCCTTCTCGATGCAGTGGAGCCTCGATACTGTGGGCGACAAAGTGCGCACCCTGGTGATGTGCAGCACCTCCGCCCACTGCCTCAACGACCTGCTCTTCCAGCAGCGTTCCGGCACGCTTCCCATCGAAATCCCGGCCATCGTGTCGAACCACCAGGACCTGGCCGGGCTGGCCGAGTTCTACGGCATCCCGTTCCACTACATCCCCGTGACCAAGGACACCAAGGTGCAGGCGGAGGACAAGCTGCGCGCGCTCATCGCCGAGCACGACATCGAGCTGACCGTCCTGGCCCGCTACATGCAGATCCTGTCCGATGAACTCTGCGCCGACCTCACGGGCAAGGCCATCAACATCCACCACTCGTTCCTACCGTCCTTCAAGGGCGCCAAGCCCTACCACCAGGCGCACGCGCGCGGCGTGAAACTGATCGGCGCCACGGCCCACTACGTCACCGCAGCCCTGGACGAGGGGCCCATCATCGAGCAGGAAGTCATCCGGGTGGACCATGCCCGCACCGCCGAGCAGTTCGTCCAGATGGGCCGCGACGTGGAGGGCCGCACGCTGGTCCAGGCCGTGCAATGGCACGCCGAGCACCGGGTGCTGCTGGACGGCAACCGCACGGTGGTCTTCAACTAG
- the glyA gene encoding serine hydroxymethyltransferase yields MTTTATSTTAVSNQPLAELDPEIAKVLEQELGRQRGTLEMIASENFAPRAVMEAQGSVLTNKYAEGYPGRRYYGGCEYVDVAEQLAIDRVKALFGAEFANVQPHSGAQANAAALSAMITPGDKILGLSLAHGGHLTHGMKLNFSGKLYEVAAYQVEEDTFRVDMDKLREQAIKEKPQVIIAGWSAYPRHLDFAAFRSIADEVGALLWTDMAHFAGLVAAGLHPSPVPHSDVVTSTVHKTLAGPRSGVILAKEQWGKKLNSNVFPGQQGGPLMHVIAAKAVAFKIAGTQEFKERQERVLEGAKIIADRLNQADVAQAGVSVLTGGTDVHLVLVDLRNSQLDGQQAEDLLHSVGITVNRNAVPFDPRPPMVTSGLRIGTPALATRGFGATEFTEVAEIIATALKAGNSADVEALQARVDKLAADFPLYPQHEQW; encoded by the coding sequence GTGACTACTACAGCCACCTCAACCACAGCCGTCAGCAACCAGCCGCTGGCTGAGCTCGACCCCGAAATCGCCAAAGTCCTTGAGCAGGAGCTGGGCCGCCAGCGCGGCACCCTGGAAATGATTGCCTCCGAGAACTTCGCGCCCCGCGCCGTGATGGAGGCCCAGGGCTCCGTCCTCACCAACAAGTACGCCGAGGGCTACCCGGGCCGCCGCTACTACGGCGGCTGCGAATATGTTGACGTTGCAGAGCAGTTGGCCATCGACCGGGTCAAGGCACTGTTTGGCGCCGAGTTCGCCAACGTCCAGCCGCACTCCGGTGCACAGGCCAACGCCGCGGCCCTCTCCGCCATGATCACCCCCGGCGACAAGATCCTGGGCCTGTCCCTGGCCCACGGCGGCCACCTGACCCACGGCATGAAGCTGAACTTCTCCGGCAAGCTTTACGAAGTTGCCGCCTACCAGGTGGAGGAAGACACCTTCCGGGTGGACATGGACAAGCTCCGCGAGCAGGCCATCAAGGAAAAGCCCCAGGTGATCATCGCCGGCTGGTCCGCCTACCCGCGCCACCTGGACTTCGCCGCCTTCCGCTCCATCGCCGATGAAGTGGGCGCACTGCTCTGGACCGACATGGCACACTTCGCCGGCCTCGTGGCTGCAGGCCTGCACCCCAGCCCGGTGCCGCACTCCGACGTCGTCACCTCCACCGTGCACAAGACCCTGGCCGGTCCCCGCTCCGGTGTGATCCTGGCCAAGGAACAGTGGGGCAAAAAGCTGAACTCCAACGTCTTCCCCGGCCAGCAGGGCGGCCCGCTGATGCACGTCATCGCCGCCAAGGCCGTGGCCTTCAAGATCGCCGGCACCCAGGAATTCAAGGAGCGCCAGGAGCGCGTCTTGGAAGGTGCCAAGATCATCGCCGACCGCCTGAACCAGGCCGACGTGGCCCAGGCCGGAGTCTCCGTTCTCACCGGCGGCACCGACGTCCACCTGGTGCTCGTTGACCTGCGCAACTCCCAGCTGGACGGCCAGCAGGCCGAGGACCTCCTGCACTCGGTGGGCATCACCGTCAACCGCAACGCCGTCCCGTTCGACCCCCGCCCGCCGATGGTCACCTCCGGCCTGCGCATCGGCACCCCCGCCCTGGCCACCCGCGGCTTCGGCGCCACCGAGTTCACCGAGGTCGCCGAGATCATCGCCACCGCCCTCAAGGCAGGCAACAGCGCCGACGTCGAGGCCCTGCAGGCACGCGTTGACAAGCTGGCAGCCGACTTCCCGCTCTACCCGCAGCACGAGCAGTGGTAA
- a CDS encoding bifunctional methylenetetrahydrofolate dehydrogenase/methenyltetrahydrofolate cyclohydrolase, translating to MTETTTAQILDGKATAAAIKAELTERVAALKAKGVTPGIATVLVGADPASQLYVSMKHKQSVQIGMNSIQRELPADATQEQVEALIDELNADPACHGYIVQLPLPKHLDTDAILERIDPAKDADGLHPTNLGRLVLNVNNKITTPLPCTPRGVIELLERNGYSLAGKHVVVVGRGVTIGRSIGLLLTRRDVNATVTLTHTGTTNLSELLKQADVIVGAAGVKHIVKAADVKPGAALLDVGVTRETDPETGKSRVYGDIDPAAAEVAGWISPNPGGVGPMTVALLMTNVVEAAERAAGISQ from the coding sequence ATGACTGAAACCACAACCGCGCAGATCCTCGACGGCAAGGCCACCGCCGCTGCCATCAAGGCCGAGCTGACCGAACGCGTGGCCGCACTCAAGGCCAAGGGCGTCACTCCCGGCATCGCAACTGTGCTGGTGGGCGCGGACCCGGCCTCGCAGCTGTACGTCTCCATGAAGCACAAGCAGTCCGTGCAGATTGGGATGAACTCCATCCAGCGCGAGCTTCCGGCCGACGCCACCCAGGAACAGGTGGAGGCCCTCATTGACGAACTCAATGCGGACCCCGCCTGCCACGGGTACATTGTGCAGCTGCCGCTGCCCAAGCACCTGGACACGGATGCCATCCTGGAACGGATCGACCCCGCCAAGGACGCCGACGGGCTGCACCCCACGAACCTCGGCCGGCTGGTGCTGAACGTCAACAACAAGATCACCACGCCGCTGCCGTGCACCCCCCGCGGTGTCATCGAGCTCCTGGAGCGCAACGGCTACAGCCTGGCCGGCAAGCACGTTGTGGTGGTGGGCCGCGGCGTCACCATCGGCCGCTCCATCGGCCTGCTGCTCACGCGGCGGGACGTCAACGCCACCGTGACCCTGACCCACACCGGCACCACCAACCTCTCCGAACTGCTGAAGCAGGCGGACGTGATCGTGGGTGCGGCCGGCGTGAAGCACATCGTCAAGGCAGCGGACGTGAAGCCGGGTGCCGCTTTGCTGGACGTCGGCGTCACCCGCGAGACCGATCCGGAGACGGGCAAGAGCCGCGTCTACGGCGACATCGATCCCGCCGCCGCCGAGGTGGCCGGCTGGATTTCGCCGAATCCTGGCGGCGTGGGCCCCATGACAGTGGCTCTGCTGATGACCAACGTGGTGGAGGCCGCGGAACGCGCGGCAGGCATCAGCCAGTAG
- a CDS encoding ABC transporter ATP-binding protein, translated as MHNHALTPAGTLTTGPPSGTVISAENLTKTYGDVAAVDGISFAVPAGESFGLLGPNGAGKSTTMKMIGGVTRRSAGQLSIMGLDPDTHGPEVRAHLGVVPQQDNLDEELRVRDNLLVYGRYFGLPMSYLKPKADELLEFAQLTDKAKSRVDALSGGMKRRLTIARSLINEPRILLLDEPTTGLDPQARHILWDRLFRLKEQGVTLILTTHYMGEAEQLCDRLIVVDKGRIMAEGSPAELIREHSTREVVELRFGSERNATIGSQLEGIGERLEVLPDRVLMYAHDGESALEQVSARGLRPLTSLVRRSSLEDVFLRLTGRSLVD; from the coding sequence GTGCACAACCACGCCCTGACGCCTGCCGGCACCCTGACCACGGGCCCGCCGTCCGGCACCGTCATCTCCGCCGAAAACCTGACCAAGACCTACGGTGATGTTGCCGCCGTCGACGGCATCTCCTTTGCCGTGCCCGCGGGGGAGTCCTTCGGGCTGCTCGGGCCCAACGGCGCGGGCAAGTCCACCACCATGAAGATGATCGGCGGTGTCACGCGCCGCTCCGCGGGGCAGCTCAGCATTATGGGGCTGGACCCGGACACCCACGGCCCTGAGGTGCGCGCGCACCTGGGCGTGGTGCCGCAGCAGGACAACCTGGACGAGGAACTGCGCGTACGCGACAACCTCCTGGTCTACGGTCGCTATTTCGGCCTGCCCATGAGCTACCTCAAGCCCAAGGCCGATGAACTGTTGGAATTCGCCCAGCTGACGGACAAGGCCAAATCCCGGGTGGACGCCCTCTCCGGCGGCATGAAGCGCCGCCTCACAATCGCGCGGTCCCTGATCAACGAACCGCGGATCCTGCTGCTGGACGAGCCCACCACGGGACTCGACCCGCAGGCCCGCCACATCCTCTGGGACCGGCTGTTCCGGCTGAAGGAGCAGGGCGTCACCCTGATCCTCACCACGCACTACATGGGCGAGGCTGAGCAGCTCTGCGACCGGCTGATCGTGGTGGACAAGGGCCGGATCATGGCCGAGGGCTCGCCCGCGGAGCTGATCCGTGAGCACTCCACCCGGGAAGTGGTGGAGCTGCGGTTCGGTTCGGAACGCAACGCCACCATCGGGTCGCAGCTGGAGGGCATCGGGGAAAGGCTTGAGGTGCTGCCTGACCGGGTGCTGATGTACGCGCACGACGGCGAGTCCGCGCTTGAGCAGGTATCGGCCCGCGGCCTGAGGCCGCTGACGTCGCTGGTCCGCAGGTCCTCGCTGGAGGACGTGTTCCTCCGGCTCACCGGGCGGAGCCTCGTTGACTGA
- a CDS encoding ABC transporter permease: MAESVSGVGPRPALRAHAPEVSAAKARRWGAFYYAEQVLRVMKGYTWSIVMYSVGQPVAYLFAMGVGLATLVDTGNEAFGGVSYLAFIAPALLVSAAVMTAANEFTFPIMDGFKWRRIYFGPHASPLTPQQIAAGQIIAVTLRLLLQSAIYFAAVALFGASPSGWGWVGILVATLTGLAFGLPLMAYSASITEDKGQFALVMRFIVMPLFLFSGTFFPLENLPLAVRWIGWISPIWHGTELGRVFSFGYREPLLLTVVHAAVLAGLAVLGWVLTRRRFALRLGQ, translated from the coding sequence TTGGCTGAATCAGTGTCGGGGGTTGGCCCGCGCCCCGCGCTGCGGGCGCACGCGCCGGAGGTCTCGGCGGCCAAGGCGCGGCGTTGGGGTGCCTTCTACTATGCGGAGCAGGTGCTCCGCGTCATGAAGGGGTACACCTGGTCCATCGTGATGTACAGCGTCGGCCAGCCAGTGGCGTACCTGTTCGCCATGGGTGTGGGCCTGGCCACCCTGGTGGATACCGGCAACGAGGCCTTCGGCGGCGTCTCCTACCTGGCCTTCATCGCCCCGGCGCTGCTGGTGTCCGCCGCCGTGATGACTGCTGCCAACGAGTTCACGTTTCCCATCATGGACGGGTTCAAGTGGCGGCGGATCTACTTTGGCCCCCATGCCTCGCCGCTGACACCGCAGCAGATTGCCGCCGGCCAGATCATTGCCGTGACGCTGCGCCTGCTGCTGCAGTCAGCCATCTACTTTGCCGCCGTGGCACTGTTCGGCGCTTCCCCGTCGGGTTGGGGTTGGGTGGGCATCCTGGTGGCCACCCTGACGGGGCTCGCCTTTGGGTTGCCGCTGATGGCCTACTCGGCCTCCATCACTGAGGACAAGGGCCAGTTCGCGCTGGTGATGAGGTTCATTGTGATGCCGCTGTTCCTGTTCTCCGGCACGTTCTTCCCGCTGGAGAACCTGCCACTGGCCGTCCGCTGGATCGGGTGGATCTCACCCATCTGGCACGGCACGGAACTGGGCCGGGTGTTCAGTTTCGGTTACCGTGAACCGCTGCTCCTCACGGTTGTCCACGCCGCCGTGCTGGCGGGGCTGGCTGTCCTGGGATGGGTGCTGACGCGGCGCCGCTTCGCCCTGAGGCTGGGCCAGTGA
- a CDS encoding ABC transporter permease produces the protein MGADAAPLRPEAGPVSAPAQARSRTFGPLYSRNARAVIARGLMATRSTNWLVMVSGFFEPVLFLISMGVGLGAIVGEVQGPDGTHISYAAYIAPALLAVSAMNGAVYDSTWNVFFKMNFAKLYQGMLYTSLGPLDVALGEIFLALLRGMLYATGFTAVMGVMGLITSPWALLMIPASVLIAFGFASLGMGITSFLKTFQQMDWINFILLPMFLFSATFYPLSVYPQPIQWFIQAMPLWHGVELLRQISVGSFTSATLLHVGYYLVMTAVGMLLTTLRLRSLFLK, from the coding sequence ATGGGTGCTGACGCGGCGCCGCTTCGCCCTGAGGCTGGGCCAGTGAGCGCCCCCGCGCAGGCGCGCAGCCGGACGTTCGGGCCGCTGTACTCCCGCAACGCCAGGGCAGTAATTGCCCGCGGGCTTATGGCCACGCGGAGCACCAACTGGCTAGTGATGGTGTCCGGATTCTTCGAGCCGGTCCTATTCCTCATCTCCATGGGCGTGGGCCTCGGGGCCATCGTGGGCGAGGTCCAGGGGCCTGACGGTACACACATCAGCTACGCCGCCTACATTGCCCCTGCCCTGCTGGCTGTCTCGGCCATGAACGGTGCGGTGTATGACTCCACGTGGAACGTCTTCTTCAAGATGAACTTCGCCAAGCTCTACCAGGGCATGCTCTACACGTCGCTGGGCCCGCTGGATGTCGCGCTGGGAGAGATCTTCCTGGCCTTGCTGCGGGGCATGCTCTACGCCACCGGATTCACGGCGGTCATGGGGGTCATGGGGCTGATCACTTCGCCTTGGGCGCTGCTCATGATTCCAGCGTCCGTGCTGATTGCCTTCGGGTTCGCCAGCCTCGGCATGGGCATCACCAGTTTCCTCAAGACCTTCCAGCAGATGGACTGGATCAACTTCATCCTGCTGCCCATGTTCCTGTTCAGTGCCACCTTCTACCCCTTGAGCGTGTATCCGCAGCCCATCCAGTGGTTCATCCAGGCCATGCCGCTGTGGCACGGGGTGGAGCTGCTGCGGCAGATCAGCGTGGGAAGCTTCACGTCCGCCACACTCCTGCACGTGGGCTACTACCTGGTGATGACCGCAGTCGGCATGCTGCTGACCACCCTGCGCCTGCGGAGCCTGTTCCTGAAGTGA
- a CDS encoding exodeoxyribonuclease III: MSSALNKDHLRIASVNVNGLRAAYKNGMAAWLEPREVDILCLQEVRAPDAIVRELLGDGWHILHAEAEAKGRAGVAIASRLEPLETRNGIGDDYFATAGRWVEADFRVPDAAGNPVQLTVASAYVHSGEVGTPKQDDKYRFLDAMHTRLPELTKHSDHALVVGDLNVAHTPRDIRNSKGNLKKAGHLPEERAYFDRFFGEEVGWHDVHRNLAGDVDGPYTWWSWRGKAFDNDTGWRIDYHMATPELAASAISAVVDRAATWDTRFSDHAPLVVDYQL; encoded by the coding sequence GTGAGCTCGGCATTGAACAAGGACCACCTTCGCATCGCATCCGTGAACGTCAACGGCCTCCGGGCTGCCTACAAAAACGGTATGGCGGCATGGCTGGAGCCGCGCGAAGTGGACATCCTTTGCCTGCAGGAAGTGCGCGCCCCTGACGCCATCGTCCGGGAGCTGCTGGGGGATGGCTGGCATATCCTGCACGCCGAGGCTGAGGCGAAAGGCCGCGCCGGCGTCGCCATCGCATCCCGGCTGGAACCGCTGGAAACCAGGAACGGCATCGGCGACGATTACTTCGCCACCGCCGGACGCTGGGTGGAAGCGGATTTCCGCGTCCCTGACGCTGCAGGAAACCCCGTCCAGCTCACCGTCGCCAGCGCCTACGTGCATTCAGGTGAAGTGGGAACTCCCAAGCAGGATGACAAGTACCGCTTCCTGGACGCCATGCACACCCGGCTTCCGGAGCTGACCAAGCATAGCGACCATGCGCTGGTGGTGGGAGACCTGAACGTCGCCCACACGCCCCGGGACATCCGGAACTCCAAGGGCAACCTCAAGAAGGCCGGGCACCTGCCGGAGGAACGCGCGTACTTCGACCGCTTCTTCGGCGAGGAGGTTGGCTGGCATGACGTCCACCGGAACCTGGCCGGCGACGTCGACGGGCCGTACACCTGGTGGTCCTGGCGCGGCAAGGCGTTCGACAATGACACCGGCTGGCGCATCGACTACCACATGGCCACCCCCGAACTTGCCGCGTCCGCCATTTCGGCTGTTGTGGACCGTGCAGCCACCTGGGACACCCGCTTCTCCGACCACGCCCCGCTGGTAGTGGACTACCAGCTCTAA
- the trpS gene encoding tryptophan--tRNA ligase, whose translation MTTQTSSTDKKRILSGAKPTADSLHLGNYIGAVRNWVDMQAEYDAVFFIPDLHAITVDFDPAELAKRTRIVAAQYIAAGIDPDKSIFFVQSHVPEHAQLAWALNCITGFGEASRMTQFKDKTQKSGADSATLGLFAYPTLMAADILLYQSDLVPVGEDQRQHLELTRNLAQRFNTRFGHTFTVPEATIVKESAKIYDLQNPSAKMSKTGESPNGAIQLLEDPKIAAKRIKSAVTDAGTDIRFDPEEKPGVSNLLTIYSSLTGKSVADLEAEYQGKMYGHLKVDLAEVVVDFITPLRNRTNELMADPAELDRLLALGAERAREIASVTLGQVYQRMGFLPSLSLAGVR comes from the coding sequence ATGACCACCCAGACTTCCTCCACTGACAAGAAGCGCATTCTTTCCGGCGCCAAGCCCACGGCTGATTCCCTGCACCTGGGCAACTACATTGGCGCTGTGCGCAACTGGGTGGACATGCAGGCGGAGTACGACGCCGTCTTCTTCATCCCTGACCTGCATGCCATCACGGTCGACTTCGACCCCGCCGAACTGGCAAAGCGCACCCGCATCGTCGCGGCCCAGTACATCGCCGCCGGAATTGACCCGGACAAGAGCATTTTCTTCGTCCAGTCCCACGTTCCCGAGCACGCACAGCTTGCCTGGGCGCTGAACTGCATCACCGGTTTCGGCGAGGCCTCCCGGATGACGCAGTTCAAGGACAAAACCCAGAAGTCCGGTGCAGATTCGGCAACCCTGGGCCTGTTCGCCTACCCCACACTTATGGCCGCGGACATCCTGCTGTACCAGAGCGACCTGGTACCGGTGGGCGAGGACCAGCGCCAGCACCTTGAACTGACCCGGAACCTGGCGCAGCGGTTCAACACCCGGTTCGGGCACACGTTCACCGTCCCCGAGGCCACGATCGTCAAGGAAAGCGCCAAGATCTACGACCTCCAGAATCCCAGCGCCAAGATGTCCAAGACGGGGGAGTCCCCCAACGGTGCCATCCAGCTGTTGGAGGATCCCAAGATCGCGGCCAAGCGCATCAAGTCGGCCGTGACCGACGCCGGAACGGACATCCGCTTCGATCCTGAGGAGAAGCCCGGGGTGTCCAACCTGCTGACCATCTACTCGTCCCTGACGGGCAAGTCCGTGGCGGACCTCGAAGCCGAGTACCAGGGGAAGATGTACGGCCACCTCAAAGTGGACCTCGCCGAGGTGGTGGTGGACTTCATCACCCCGCTCCGCAACCGGACCAACGAGCTGATGGCCGACCCCGCGGAACTCGACCGGCTGCTGGCCCTTGGTGCGGAACGGGCCAGGGAGATCGCCTCGGTCACGCTGGGCCAGGTGTATCAGCGCATGGGCTTCCTGCCGTCCCTCAGCCTCGCAGGAGTCCGCTAG
- a CDS encoding 2'-5' RNA ligase family protein, whose amino-acid sequence MSSRNVTARGGACAAGQVEQSLADRFGDQSSRNAAAEHEARSEEISVGVILGFPAEIAGELQRWRASFGDPMADVVPAHITLVTTTPTRDWEATRRHVREVARRQSPFKVTIAGTGTFRPVSPVVFINVEDGFDDCVDLHRKLQQGPLHRELPFAYHPHVTIAHDVAPESLDEAETVLKNYRATFPVVSMGLYEHDADGIWQLREELDFGTETDNHGSTGLPDAAADAPTEAE is encoded by the coding sequence ATGTCTTCGAGAAACGTCACCGCCAGGGGAGGTGCCTGCGCCGCCGGACAGGTGGAGCAGTCCCTGGCCGACCGGTTCGGAGACCAATCCAGCAGGAATGCGGCTGCGGAGCATGAAGCACGGAGTGAAGAAATCAGCGTGGGCGTCATCCTGGGGTTCCCGGCTGAGATAGCAGGGGAACTGCAGCGCTGGCGCGCGTCCTTCGGTGACCCCATGGCCGATGTGGTGCCGGCGCACATCACCCTGGTCACCACCACCCCCACGCGGGACTGGGAAGCCACGCGCCGGCATGTCCGTGAGGTTGCCCGGCGCCAGAGTCCGTTCAAGGTCACCATCGCCGGGACGGGGACCTTCCGGCCCGTTTCGCCCGTCGTCTTCATCAACGTTGAGGACGGGTTCGATGACTGCGTGGACCTGCACCGCAAGCTTCAGCAGGGCCCGCTCCATCGCGAACTGCCTTTTGCCTACCATCCCCACGTCACCATCGCCCACGACGTCGCCCCGGAAAGCCTGGATGAGGCCGAAACGGTGCTAAAGAACTACAGGGCCACCTTCCCCGTGGTTAGCATGGGACTCTATGAGCATGATGCCGACGGCATCTGGCAGCTACGGGAAGAGCTGGACTTTGGGACCGAAACTGACAACCACGGCAGCACCGGCCTTCCGGATGCTGCCGCGGACGCCCCCACCGAAGCAGAATAA
- a CDS encoding YihY/virulence factor BrkB family protein: MEWNRARKSGGKFAALMVLGQWFTARLNVLRPMRAFRHYTLHYGPLMSAGIGFNMFFSITGLLATGFSIAGLVLSGQPALLDTIVSSVAASAPGLLKINGGQGLVDPKDLLDPSGLGWTAVISAVVTVVTSLGWINGMRDGLRGVLQLPPLMVNPILLKLRDAGILLLLGLSLVISAAASLVFGTAAGWVSNFLHLTDALAGPLTTSVKIIVPLVLNWVTALIMFRLAAGLKLSRRALLESTILAALGTTILQIFSTELLGGAGRNPLLASFAVIIGLLIWFNLVSQVYLVSAGWAAVREADLESGGTPRKTILGAKRATPQT, from the coding sequence ATTGAGTGGAACCGGGCCCGCAAGTCCGGAGGGAAGTTCGCAGCGCTGATGGTCCTGGGGCAGTGGTTCACCGCCCGCCTGAACGTCCTGCGGCCCATGAGGGCCTTCCGCCATTACACCCTCCACTACGGGCCGTTGATGAGTGCCGGCATAGGCTTCAACATGTTTTTCTCCATCACCGGCCTGCTGGCCACCGGCTTTTCCATTGCCGGCCTGGTGCTGAGCGGCCAACCGGCCCTGCTCGACACCATCGTCAGCAGCGTGGCCGCCAGCGCCCCCGGCCTCCTCAAAATCAACGGCGGCCAGGGCCTTGTGGACCCCAAGGACCTGCTGGATCCCAGCGGCCTGGGTTGGACTGCAGTAATCAGCGCCGTGGTCACCGTGGTCACTTCGCTCGGCTGGATCAACGGTATGCGCGACGGCCTCCGGGGCGTACTGCAGCTGCCGCCGCTGATGGTCAATCCCATCCTGCTGAAGCTGCGCGACGCCGGAATCCTGCTGCTGCTGGGCCTGTCCCTGGTGATCAGCGCGGCCGCTTCGCTGGTCTTCGGCACGGCAGCCGGGTGGGTTTCCAACTTCCTGCACCTCACTGACGCCTTGGCCGGGCCCCTCACCACGTCCGTGAAGATCATTGTGCCGCTGGTCCTCAACTGGGTCACGGCGCTGATCATGTTCCGGCTGGCCGCAGGCCTGAAGCTGTCCCGGCGGGCTTTGCTTGAAAGCACCATCCTCGCGGCCCTGGGCACCACCATCCTGCAGATCTTCAGCACTGAGCTGTTGGGCGGTGCCGGCCGCAACCCCCTCCTGGCCTCGTTTGCCGTCATCATCGGGCTTTTGATCTGGTTTAACCTGGTCAGCCAGGTCTACCTCGTCTCGGCGGGGTGGGCCGCCGTACGCGAGGCGGACCTGGAGTCCGGCGGCACTCCCCGCAAGACCATCCTCGGGGCAAAGCGCGCCACACCCCAGACCTGA